A genomic window from Gammaproteobacteria bacterium includes:
- a CDS encoding DUF2452 domain-containing protein — translation MTSNKSKGNNTPEIHKGAGHSAPYPVSRLGAAVELVDLARQIQDADQLTHAKANAKLRIIADQIRVLQNEARKVLEDVKQEQDLHRVQCNFPRKPGQMCHLYRKPDGKRYFSLLSPEDWNGTPPHDYLGSFRLEADMSWTPLDKLGESDNSRELVNRLLAASFDPER, via the coding sequence ATGACCAGTAACAAGAGCAAGGGCAACAATACACCGGAAATTCACAAGGGCGCTGGTCACAGCGCCCCGTACCCGGTCAGTCGTCTCGGCGCGGCCGTCGAGCTGGTGGACCTGGCAAGGCAAATTCAGGATGCCGATCAACTGACTCACGCCAAGGCCAACGCCAAGTTGCGCATTATTGCCGACCAGATCCGAGTTTTACAAAACGAGGCACGCAAGGTGCTGGAAGACGTCAAGCAGGAACAGGACCTGCACCGGGTGCAATGCAACTTTCCACGCAAACCCGGGCAAATGTGTCACCTGTACCGGAAACCCGATGGCAAACGCTACTTTTCCTTGCTGTCGCCCGAAGACTGGAACGGTACACCACCCCATGATTATCTCGGCAGTTTCCGCCTGGAAGCCGACATGTCATGGACACCGCTGGACAAGCTTGGTGAATCCGATAACAGCCGTGAGTTGGTCAATCGATTGCTCGCCGCAAGTTTCGATCCGGAGCGCTGA